From a single Microbacterium murale genomic region:
- a CDS encoding dipeptide/oligopeptide/nickel ABC transporter permease/ATP-binding protein, translating to MSQTTTLVTAARAAKQGAFRRFLRNPLGLISSIVLLVIVLGALVAPFLPLPSPDLVVLSDAMQAPSAAHLLGTDASGRDVLSRLLFGAQVSLAGAALALVVALVVGLPTGLIAGYYGGPFDAVANWVNNLNMALPGIVLLLAVRAVAGPSIWISMGVFGVLLAPGVFRIVRAAVQAVRGELYIDAARVSGLGDARIIGRHVLTVVRAPVIIQSARLASIAIAVQAGLEFLGIADSSVPSWGGMLNEGFRRIFVNPSLIFWPSLAIGLTTMALILLGNAMRDALEDRDAGDSSKVGRPEPADVASLADRSDASLLSVRDLEVSYGVGDSKNTVVHHVSLDIEPGEVLGLVGESGSGKTQTAFSVLGLLPEGGWVSRGSIRFDGTELAALSATERRKLRGTDIAYVPQEPLSNLDPSFRIGQQLTEPLRTRLGLSRTQAKERALSLLAKVGIPDPEATFRAYPHEISGGMAQRVLIAGAVAGEPKLLIADEPTTALDVTVQAEVLDLLRDLQRETGMAVLLVTHNFGVVADICDRVAVMKAGRIVETNEVDTILRKPSDPYTQTLLASMLDEGPVRTYVAPTTVDAASSEGSRG from the coding sequence ATGAGTCAGACAACCACTCTCGTCACGGCGGCACGCGCCGCCAAACAGGGGGCGTTCCGACGTTTCCTGCGCAACCCCCTCGGGCTCATATCCTCCATCGTGCTGCTCGTCATCGTGCTCGGGGCGCTTGTCGCCCCGTTCCTTCCGCTGCCCTCGCCCGACCTGGTCGTGCTCAGCGACGCGATGCAGGCGCCCAGTGCCGCGCACCTGCTCGGGACGGATGCCTCGGGTCGCGACGTGTTGAGCCGGCTGTTGTTCGGTGCCCAGGTCAGCCTCGCGGGCGCGGCTCTCGCGCTCGTCGTCGCGCTCGTGGTGGGCCTGCCGACCGGTCTGATCGCCGGCTACTATGGTGGCCCGTTCGACGCCGTCGCCAACTGGGTGAACAACCTCAATATGGCGCTGCCAGGGATCGTGCTGCTGCTCGCGGTGCGTGCTGTGGCGGGTCCGTCGATCTGGATCTCGATGGGTGTGTTCGGCGTCCTGCTCGCGCCGGGGGTCTTCCGCATCGTGCGTGCCGCGGTTCAGGCTGTGCGTGGCGAGCTCTACATTGACGCGGCTCGGGTGTCCGGACTCGGTGACGCCCGCATCATCGGTCGTCACGTGCTGACGGTCGTGCGTGCACCCGTCATCATCCAGTCCGCACGCCTTGCCAGCATCGCCATCGCTGTGCAGGCGGGGCTCGAGTTCCTCGGCATCGCCGACAGCTCGGTGCCGTCGTGGGGCGGGATGCTCAATGAGGGGTTCCGTCGAATCTTCGTCAACCCATCGCTTATCTTCTGGCCGAGCCTGGCGATCGGGCTCACGACCATGGCTCTCATCCTCCTCGGAAACGCGATGCGCGATGCCCTCGAAGACAGGGATGCCGGAGACAGCTCGAAGGTGGGCCGGCCGGAGCCGGCCGACGTGGCCTCGTTGGCCGACCGCTCCGACGCATCGCTGCTGTCGGTTCGCGACCTCGAGGTCAGCTACGGCGTCGGTGACTCGAAGAACACCGTCGTGCATCATGTCTCGCTGGATATCGAACCCGGTGAGGTGCTCGGCCTCGTCGGTGAATCGGGATCCGGTAAGACGCAGACTGCGTTCTCGGTGCTCGGGCTTCTGCCCGAGGGCGGCTGGGTCTCGCGCGGGTCCATCCGTTTCGACGGCACGGAACTCGCCGCCCTCAGCGCGACTGAACGGCGCAAGCTCCGCGGCACGGACATCGCATATGTGCCTCAGGAGCCACTCAGCAACCTGGATCCGAGTTTCCGGATCGGGCAGCAGCTGACCGAGCCGCTGCGCACGCGGCTCGGTCTGTCGAGGACGCAAGCGAAGGAACGTGCCCTCAGCCTGCTCGCCAAGGTCGGCATCCCTGATCCGGAAGCGACCTTCCGCGCCTACCCGCACGAGATCTCGGGCGGCATGGCACAGCGCGTCCTGATCGCGGGTGCTGTCGCGGGGGAGCCGAAGCTCCTGATCGCCGACGAGCCGACCACGGCGCTCGATGTGACGGTGCAGGCCGAGGTGCTCGATCTCCTGCGTGACCTGCAGCGCGAGACCGGAATGGCCGTGCTGCTCGTGACGCACAACTTCGGGGTCGTCGCTGACATCTGCGATCGCGTCGCTGTCATGAAGGCGGGCCGGATCGTCGAGACCAATGAGGTCGACACGATCCTGCGGAAACCGAGTGATCCTTATACCCAGACCCTCCTCGCCTCCATGCTGGACGAAGGACCGGTCCGTACCTACGTGGCTCCGACAACCGTCGATGCCGCCTCGTCAGAGGGGAGCAGAGGATGA
- a CDS encoding ABC transporter ATP-binding protein has product MNASDKLLSVNDLEVVYRGRGRKVFTALKGVSLDIRPGETLGLVGESGSGKTTIGRAVLGLAPVSKGTITFDGRDITNVPASERRSLAREMQVVFQDPYTSLNPSMTVADILAEPLLIQGWTRKDAYARIRELLDRVHLPADADRRLPSEFSGGQRQRVAIARAIALHPRLIICDEPVSALDLTTQARVLELLIEIQEATGVAYLFVSHDLGVVRHISHRVTVLYRGEIVEAGDVDQVTARPEHAYTQRLFMSAPVADVALQRERRQERRLLATGSER; this is encoded by the coding sequence ATGAACGCATCCGACAAGCTGCTGAGTGTAAACGATCTTGAGGTCGTGTACCGCGGGCGAGGGCGAAAGGTGTTCACCGCTCTCAAAGGGGTCTCACTGGACATCCGTCCCGGCGAGACGCTGGGACTGGTCGGCGAGTCCGGATCCGGTAAGACGACGATCGGCCGTGCCGTGCTGGGGCTCGCTCCCGTGTCCAAGGGCACGATCACCTTCGACGGGCGCGACATCACGAACGTCCCTGCGAGTGAGCGTCGCTCGCTCGCACGCGAGATGCAGGTCGTCTTCCAGGATCCGTACACGTCGCTCAATCCGTCCATGACAGTGGCCGACATTCTTGCCGAACCGCTCTTGATTCAGGGATGGACGCGTAAGGACGCCTACGCGCGGATCCGCGAGCTTCTCGATCGCGTGCACCTGCCGGCGGATGCCGATCGGCGCCTACCCAGCGAGTTCTCTGGTGGACAGCGCCAGCGCGTGGCCATCGCTCGTGCGATCGCGCTCCACCCGCGCCTGATCATCTGTGACGAGCCCGTCTCGGCACTGGACCTGACGACTCAGGCGCGCGTGCTCGAGCTTCTCATCGAGATTCAAGAGGCAACGGGTGTCGCATACTTGTTCGTGTCGCACGACCTCGGCGTCGTACGACACATCAGCCATCGTGTGACGGTGCTGTACCGAGGAGAGATCGTCGAAGCGGGCGATGTCGATCAGGTCACCGCACGGCCTGAGCACGCGTACACGCAACGCTTGTTCATGTCGGCACCCGTCGCGGACGTCGCGCTCCAGCGCGAGCGTCGCCAAGAACGGCGCCTCTTGGCGACCGGTTCAGAAAGATGA
- a CDS encoding glycoside hydrolase family 3 N-terminal domain-containing protein, translating into MENTTSTAGPSARHTDGTPYRDLNGNGVMDPYEDPRLPIEERVEDLLSRLSLAEKAGLMVQSVVSVTSDGAIDGDEIAPRELSARRMIEERHVTHLNVHRIPDPRAMARWNNEVQRVAERAPHGIPVTISTDPRHSFTENWGASFSAEHLSAWPEPLGLGAIGDEATVRDFADIARREYTAIGIRLALHPTLDVATEPRWARQYSTFGQDAETVAKLGVAYVDGFEGGDGLGAQSVSCMAKHFPGGGPQRDGEDPHFNYGKEQDYTGGMFEYHLEPFRRVIARGVPAIMPSYGIPIGLTLDGEPVEEVGFGFNRQIITGLLREKLGFDGVVCTDWGLVTESRIGGKVLPPRAWGVEHLTEVERVQKILEAGCDQLGGEEEPGYIVELVESGAVDEARIDESVRRLLRVKFALGLFEHPYVDEEAAIDSVGTVEYRAAGHAAQARSMVVLTNGLSSSSPALPLRRGAKVFAEELSDASLKEAGLVPVSDPAEAEANIVRIVAPYDARDGFALEASFHAGSLEFAPAIAERLQTLAAHAPVILVVHLERPAILEPLFPSCAAFLVEFGASDDAVLEVLTGRTRAEGRLPFDIPRSVEAVRTSRVDVPGDYASPLFPAGQPSAPIRRRAPRRTYAQGRESQELILETALEIIERKGYGATSLRDIAEAVGMTQAGLLHHFGTKENLLVEVLRQRDVVNRRIVAAQGGDDPMTIRVARHNESVPALVHLYVNLEAAAADGEHPAHEFFLRRENEVLASMRRDIEARQQAGTVARDVDASMMARVFLALSDGLQAQWGINPEVDLVGTIEWLWAQFAERKGE; encoded by the coding sequence ATGGAAAACACGACCAGTACCGCCGGACCTTCGGCGCGACACACGGACGGCACGCCCTACCGCGACCTCAATGGCAATGGGGTGATGGACCCCTACGAGGATCCGCGGTTGCCCATCGAAGAGCGAGTCGAGGATCTGCTCTCACGACTGTCGCTCGCCGAGAAAGCGGGGCTCATGGTGCAGTCGGTGGTGAGCGTCACGAGCGATGGCGCTATCGACGGAGACGAGATCGCGCCACGTGAGCTCAGCGCACGCCGGATGATCGAAGAACGACACGTGACACATCTGAACGTGCACCGAATCCCCGACCCCCGGGCGATGGCGCGGTGGAACAACGAGGTGCAGCGCGTCGCCGAGCGGGCGCCGCACGGCATCCCGGTGACGATCTCGACCGACCCCAGGCACTCGTTCACGGAGAACTGGGGAGCGTCCTTCAGCGCCGAGCACCTGTCCGCGTGGCCCGAGCCTCTCGGCCTCGGTGCGATCGGCGACGAGGCGACCGTCCGCGATTTCGCCGACATCGCGCGCCGTGAGTACACGGCCATCGGCATCCGGCTTGCATTGCACCCCACGCTCGACGTCGCTACGGAGCCGCGCTGGGCGCGCCAGTACAGTACTTTCGGCCAAGACGCCGAGACCGTGGCGAAGCTGGGCGTCGCGTACGTCGACGGTTTCGAGGGCGGCGATGGTCTCGGGGCGCAGAGTGTCTCGTGCATGGCGAAGCACTTCCCCGGAGGCGGACCGCAACGGGACGGCGAGGACCCGCACTTCAACTACGGCAAGGAGCAGGACTACACTGGCGGCATGTTCGAGTACCACCTCGAGCCGTTCCGCCGTGTCATAGCCCGTGGCGTACCCGCGATCATGCCCTCATACGGCATCCCGATCGGGCTGACTCTCGACGGCGAGCCCGTTGAGGAAGTCGGCTTCGGGTTCAACCGCCAGATCATCACCGGCCTGCTGCGTGAGAAGCTCGGCTTCGACGGCGTGGTCTGCACCGACTGGGGTCTGGTCACCGAGTCACGCATCGGGGGCAAGGTTCTGCCGCCGCGGGCATGGGGTGTGGAGCACCTCACCGAGGTCGAACGCGTGCAGAAGATTCTCGAGGCGGGGTGCGATCAGCTCGGTGGTGAGGAGGAACCGGGCTACATCGTCGAACTCGTCGAGTCCGGTGCAGTCGATGAAGCCCGCATCGATGAATCGGTTCGGCGACTGCTTCGGGTGAAGTTCGCACTCGGCCTGTTCGAGCATCCCTATGTCGACGAGGAAGCCGCGATCGACTCCGTCGGCACGGTGGAGTATCGCGCAGCCGGGCATGCCGCCCAGGCGCGATCGATGGTCGTGCTGACCAACGGGCTATCATCATCCAGCCCGGCCCTTCCGTTGCGTCGGGGGGCGAAGGTGTTCGCAGAGGAGCTCTCGGACGCATCGCTCAAGGAGGCGGGCCTGGTCCCGGTGAGTGATCCGGCGGAGGCCGAGGCGAACATCGTTCGGATCGTCGCCCCCTACGACGCCCGGGACGGGTTCGCACTGGAGGCGAGCTTTCATGCCGGTTCGCTCGAATTCGCGCCGGCGATCGCGGAACGGCTGCAGACGCTCGCCGCTCACGCACCAGTGATTCTTGTCGTACACCTGGAGCGACCGGCGATCCTCGAACCGCTCTTCCCGAGCTGCGCGGCATTTCTCGTCGAGTTCGGCGCCTCCGACGACGCCGTCCTCGAAGTGCTGACGGGCCGTACGCGCGCCGAGGGGCGTCTGCCGTTCGACATCCCGCGCTCCGTCGAAGCGGTGCGCACGTCCCGCGTCGACGTTCCGGGGGACTACGCGAGCCCGCTTTTTCCGGCCGGTCAGCCCAGCGCTCCCATCCGGCGCAGGGCGCCGCGTCGGACCTACGCTCAGGGACGGGAGAGTCAGGAGCTGATCCTCGAGACTGCGCTGGAGATCATCGAGCGCAAGGGATACGGCGCGACGTCACTGCGCGATATCGCGGAAGCGGTCGGCATGACGCAGGCGGGTCTGCTGCACCACTTCGGGACGAAGGAGAACCTGCTGGTCGAGGTGCTGCGACAGCGCGATGTCGTCAACCGGCGCATCGTCGCAGCGCAGGGCGGGGACGATCCGATGACGATCCGGGTGGCGCGTCACAACGAATCGGTGCCGGCATTGGTGCATCTCTACGTCAATCTCGAGGCTGCGGCGGCGGACGGGGAGCATCCTGCTCATGAGTTCTTCCTCCGTCGTGAGAACGAGGTGCTGGCGAGCATGCGGCGCGACATCGAAGCCCGCCAGCAGGCAGGCACGGTTGCACGTGACGTCGATGCCTCGATGATGGCTCGGGTGTTCCTCGCTCTCTCCGACGGGTTGCAGGCTCAATGGGGCATCAATCCCGAGGTGGATCTCGTGGGAACGATCGAGTGGCTCTGGGCGCAGTTCGCCGAGAGGAAAGGGGAGTGA
- a CDS encoding LysR family transcriptional regulator, translating into MLANIDLNLLRTFVVIYRAKNLTAAAETLRVSQPAVSHALRRLRTHFGDPLFIRTGTGVRPTRLATDLYTEISSPLSRIVAISEDGNRFDPATSQRRFRIALTDLGEAGLLPRILLATGHDGPGISIEVVPLDIDTVAAEVLSGDIDAAITSSPVAGPVNQEVLFQDRYACLVPSDLEDDNGRIRVDDLRRLPEARVGSSAGHRAITEAVTTLGAGVLSRTPHVEVPRFTSLPWIVARCGFVAIVPIDAFAALALPSGTKLLELPFPSPTTSIHLVSHRDSDTNTATAWFLSIVRATLSAQPPASSG; encoded by the coding sequence ATGCTCGCGAACATCGACCTCAACCTCCTTCGGACATTCGTGGTGATCTATCGGGCTAAGAACCTGACGGCCGCCGCAGAGACCCTTCGGGTCTCGCAACCCGCTGTCAGCCACGCTCTCCGGCGACTGCGAACGCACTTCGGTGACCCGCTCTTCATCCGCACGGGCACGGGGGTCCGGCCCACCCGCCTCGCCACAGATCTGTACACCGAGATCAGCAGTCCGCTCTCGCGCATAGTCGCAATTTCCGAAGACGGCAATCGCTTCGATCCGGCGACGTCGCAGCGCCGGTTTCGCATCGCCCTCACCGACCTCGGCGAAGCGGGGCTCCTGCCGCGCATTCTGCTGGCCACGGGGCACGACGGCCCAGGAATCTCGATCGAAGTCGTCCCACTCGACATCGACACGGTCGCAGCGGAGGTGCTGTCGGGCGATATCGATGCAGCGATCACCAGTTCCCCGGTTGCGGGGCCGGTGAATCAGGAAGTCCTGTTTCAGGACCGGTACGCCTGCCTGGTGCCGTCTGACCTCGAGGACGACAACGGTCGGATTCGTGTCGATGATCTGCGCCGTCTGCCTGAGGCACGGGTCGGATCGTCGGCAGGCCACCGAGCGATCACCGAGGCGGTCACGACGCTGGGCGCAGGCGTTCTCTCGCGGACTCCGCACGTGGAGGTGCCCCGCTTCACCTCCCTGCCGTGGATCGTCGCGCGTTGCGGGTTCGTCGCGATCGTTCCGATCGATGCGTTCGCAGCGCTCGCTCTTCCCTCTGGCACGAAGCTGCTCGAACTGCCGTTCCCATCACCTACGACATCCATTCATCTCGTCTCGCACCGCGACTCGGATACGAACACGGCAACGGCCTGGTTCCTGAGCATCGTGCGCGCGACGCTTTCGGCGCAGCCACCGGCCTCGAGCGGATAG
- a CDS encoding thiamine pyrophosphate-binding protein produces the protein MMKVADSLGRMLAELGVSQVFGVVGSGNYRVTNALVASGATYVAARHEAGAASMADAYSRITGDVSALSLHQGCGLTNALTGITEAAKCHTPLLVLAADTAVGDVTSNFHIDQDAAVRAVGATPMRIHSAETALADAARAFRVAQVERTTVVLSLPIDIQDREIAYPGPRPASNLRVPTPTVLTGDATELGEMMARAHRPVIIGGRGSRIAKRDLRELAAVTGALLIASGGARGVFEGDEWALDVVGGFATDSAAELVRDADLIVGFGVALNDWTTRGGTLLEKATLVQVDDRVGAIGKHRLVDLGIVGDTRAVARAVIAALAASGTTQAGYRTPEVADRIRTARYWADQDVEVVDEPGFIDPAALTNALDAILPDERVVVVDGGNVNAYPGAHLRVPDDEGYVLPLSFQSIGLGLASVIGAAVARPDRMAVLGTGDGSLLMGAVELETAVRLRLGVVIIAFNDSAYGAEIHLFPDSTPEEQEIVRFPDTDIAAIARGYGCDAITVRSLDDLGGVSAWLESDRDRPLVIDAKITGRASWLMAREHGH, from the coding sequence ATGATGAAGGTCGCCGACTCTCTCGGCCGCATGCTCGCCGAGTTGGGTGTATCGCAGGTATTCGGAGTGGTCGGAAGCGGCAACTACCGGGTGACGAACGCGCTCGTCGCTTCCGGTGCGACCTATGTCGCGGCCCGGCACGAAGCCGGTGCAGCGTCCATGGCCGATGCGTACTCCCGCATCACCGGCGATGTCAGCGCGCTGAGCCTGCATCAGGGATGCGGGCTCACGAACGCATTGACGGGTATCACCGAGGCCGCGAAGTGCCACACGCCGCTCCTGGTGCTCGCCGCCGACACGGCCGTGGGCGATGTCACGTCGAACTTCCACATCGACCAGGACGCCGCCGTGCGTGCCGTCGGCGCCACGCCCATGCGCATCCACTCCGCCGAGACCGCGCTCGCGGATGCGGCCCGAGCATTCCGGGTCGCTCAGGTCGAGCGCACCACTGTCGTGCTCTCGTTGCCCATCGACATCCAGGATCGGGAGATCGCGTATCCGGGTCCGCGGCCGGCGTCGAATCTCCGAGTTCCGACGCCGACCGTCTTGACCGGTGACGCGACGGAACTCGGCGAGATGATGGCACGTGCGCACCGTCCGGTCATCATCGGAGGTCGCGGGTCCCGGATTGCGAAGCGCGACCTGCGTGAGCTTGCGGCGGTGACCGGCGCACTGCTGATCGCGTCGGGCGGCGCGCGCGGGGTTTTCGAGGGTGATGAGTGGGCGCTCGATGTCGTCGGAGGCTTCGCGACGGACAGCGCAGCGGAGCTCGTTCGCGATGCCGACCTCATAGTCGGCTTTGGTGTCGCGCTCAATGACTGGACAACGCGCGGCGGAACCTTGCTCGAGAAGGCGACGCTCGTCCAGGTCGACGACCGTGTCGGCGCCATCGGCAAGCACCGTCTGGTCGACCTCGGCATCGTCGGCGATACCCGGGCCGTCGCGCGTGCCGTGATCGCGGCGCTGGCGGCGTCCGGGACGACACAGGCCGGATACCGCACTCCCGAGGTCGCCGATCGGATTCGCACAGCGCGCTATTGGGCGGACCAGGATGTCGAGGTGGTCGACGAACCAGGGTTCATCGACCCGGCCGCGCTGACCAACGCACTCGATGCGATCCTTCCGGACGAACGCGTCGTCGTCGTAGACGGGGGAAACGTCAACGCGTACCCGGGCGCGCATCTGCGAGTGCCGGACGACGAGGGTTACGTCCTCCCGCTCTCTTTCCAGTCCATCGGCCTCGGCCTGGCGAGTGTCATCGGCGCTGCCGTCGCGCGTCCGGATCGGATGGCCGTGCTCGGCACTGGTGACGGGTCTCTGCTGATGGGGGCTGTGGAGTTGGAAACCGCCGTTCGGCTGCGGCTCGGCGTGGTCATCATCGCTTTCAACGACAGCGCCTACGGTGCCGAGATCCACCTCTTCCCGGACTCCACGCCAGAGGAGCAGGAGATCGTGCGTTTTCCTGACACCGACATCGCGGCGATCGCACGGGGCTATGGCTGCGACGCGATCACCGTGCGCTCTCTCGATGACCTCGGCGGCGTATCGGCCTGGCTCGAGTCGGATCGCGATCGCCCTCTGGTGATCGACGCGAAGATCACCGGCCGTGCTTCCTGGCTCATGGCCCGAGAGCACGGGCACTAG
- a CDS encoding ABC transporter substrate-binding protein → MMHSTATRTRRALVVTGVAAVLVLVGCAADPEGAASENDDAGGEGGTIRVAYLATGSSLPLFVTAEKYAEEVGIDVELVEVASGNESITGVATAQYDAGFAGIGSAAYNAVDEGLPVRYVAPMHSGYIEDYFIVSSQLASSSDEAATVADDMSQLAGQTFAVNAPGVVTEALLGFALERGGLSMDDVALEYIPLSRSGARTRQRWHCSGHPVGAVPHAGRGERSGLPPVGDAHG, encoded by the coding sequence ATGATGCACAGCACAGCAACCCGTACCCGCCGGGCGCTCGTAGTCACGGGTGTTGCCGCCGTACTCGTTCTCGTGGGATGCGCAGCAGATCCGGAGGGCGCTGCATCCGAGAACGACGATGCCGGAGGCGAGGGCGGCACGATCCGGGTGGCCTATCTGGCGACAGGATCGTCGCTGCCGCTCTTCGTGACCGCCGAGAAGTATGCGGAAGAGGTCGGTATCGACGTCGAGCTGGTCGAGGTCGCGAGCGGCAACGAGTCGATCACCGGGGTCGCGACCGCCCAGTACGACGCCGGGTTCGCCGGCATCGGATCGGCCGCATACAACGCCGTGGACGAGGGCCTGCCTGTGCGGTACGTGGCCCCGATGCATTCGGGCTATATCGAGGACTACTTCATCGTCTCGTCTCAACTGGCAAGCTCTTCGGACGAGGCGGCCACGGTCGCAGATGACATGTCGCAGCTCGCGGGGCAGACGTTCGCCGTGAACGCGCCCGGCGTCGTCACCGAGGCGCTGCTCGGTTTCGCGCTGGAGCGCGGCGGGCTGTCCATGGACGATGTCGCACTCGAGTACATCCCCCTTTCCCGATCAGGTGCCCGCACTCGCCAACGGTGGCATTGCAGCGGGCATCCTGTCGGAGCCGTTCCCCACGCAGGCCGAGGAGAACGGAGCGGGCTACCGCCCGTGGGAGACGCCCACGGATGA
- a CDS encoding ABC transporter ATP-binding protein produces MQPSRTDAGESMTVQARPKVRLTDVSKRFPGKEQVTALEGVSLDIAEAEFVSIVGPSGCGKSTLLRLVAGLHEPSSGNVEIRSTKPDRPKTAMVFQEHALFPWMSVRENVMFGPRNRNVPKKEAAEIADEQLGRLGLARFGDFFPHQLSGGMKQRVGIARALAQDAEVLLMDEPLGALDAQTRTLLQEQILELRQQTKPTVLYITHAIDEAVFLSDRVVLMSARPGRIRDIVELDFGPDRTPELRGTPEFAALSQDIWNHLRDEVQAAMAVDDK; encoded by the coding sequence ATGCAGCCCTCGAGAACTGATGCGGGCGAGTCGATGACCGTGCAGGCCCGACCGAAAGTCCGGCTCACCGATGTGAGCAAGCGGTTCCCCGGGAAGGAGCAGGTGACCGCGTTGGAGGGCGTCTCGCTCGATATCGCGGAAGCCGAGTTCGTCTCGATCGTTGGTCCTTCGGGCTGCGGCAAGTCGACGTTGCTGCGGCTCGTGGCGGGCCTGCACGAGCCCTCGTCTGGAAATGTCGAGATCCGAAGCACCAAACCCGACCGCCCGAAGACGGCGATGGTGTTCCAGGAGCACGCTCTTTTCCCGTGGATGTCTGTTCGCGAGAACGTCATGTTCGGACCCCGCAACCGCAACGTGCCCAAGAAGGAGGCGGCCGAGATCGCCGATGAGCAGCTGGGGCGGCTCGGCCTGGCACGCTTCGGCGACTTCTTCCCGCATCAGCTCTCCGGAGGAATGAAGCAGCGCGTCGGCATCGCTCGGGCGCTCGCTCAGGACGCCGAAGTGCTCCTCATGGACGAGCCGCTGGGGGCTCTGGACGCACAGACTCGGACGCTGCTGCAGGAGCAGATCCTGGAGCTCCGCCAGCAGACGAAGCCGACCGTGCTCTACATCACCCACGCGATCGACGAGGCAGTCTTCCTCTCAGACCGTGTGGTGCTGATGTCCGCACGCCCTGGGCGGATCCGCGACATCGTAGAACTCGACTTCGGTCCCGATCGCACACCCGAGCTGCGCGGCACACCGGAGTTCGCGGCGCTGTCCCAGGACATCTGGAATCACCTGCGCGACGAAGTGCAAGCGGCCATGGCGGTGGATGACAAGTGA
- a CDS encoding ABC transporter permease, which produces MSWRGLRDKWALFVGPIVILIGWEFLSQAGIIRATFFPPPTQIIARSVIVFEPDSGLGGDVIATILRVVVTIVLAVVLGVGVGIVITASQWMERGTHTVLAFLYPIPGVLFFPFLTFLLGRTEMAIILTALVTPLIVMILYTVSGVRSIDRTLLEVAENYGSRGVRQFFGILVPGSLPSIVTGIRVSLGFTLIAVIAIEMVGAPNGLGQFLWSNWQILRVTDMYVALLIIAVIGLLSSVGFDAVADRLLPWRRDVQGAQI; this is translated from the coding sequence GTGAGTTGGCGCGGCCTTCGCGACAAGTGGGCACTGTTCGTCGGCCCGATCGTCATCCTGATCGGGTGGGAGTTCCTGAGTCAGGCCGGCATCATCCGGGCCACCTTCTTCCCACCTCCGACGCAGATCATCGCGCGCAGCGTGATCGTATTCGAGCCCGATTCGGGGCTCGGGGGCGACGTCATCGCCACGATTCTGCGCGTCGTCGTCACGATCGTCCTCGCCGTGGTCCTGGGCGTCGGCGTCGGGATCGTGATCACCGCGTCGCAGTGGATGGAGCGCGGCACTCACACGGTGCTTGCGTTCCTCTATCCCATCCCAGGTGTGCTGTTCTTTCCGTTCCTGACCTTCCTGCTCGGCCGCACCGAGATGGCGATCATCCTGACCGCGCTCGTGACTCCCCTCATCGTGATGATCCTCTACACGGTCTCGGGCGTGCGCAGCATCGATCGCACGCTGCTCGAGGTGGCGGAGAACTACGGCTCTCGCGGAGTGCGGCAGTTCTTCGGCATCCTCGTACCCGGCTCGCTGCCCTCGATCGTCACGGGCATTCGGGTGTCGCTCGGGTTCACGCTGATCGCCGTGATCGCGATCGAGATGGTCGGTGCCCCGAACGGGCTGGGTCAGTTCCTCTGGTCGAACTGGCAGATCCTCCGCGTCACCGACATGTACGTGGCGCTGCTGATCATCGCCGTCATCGGACTGCTCAGTTCCGTCGGGTTCGATGCGGTCGCCGACCGGTTGCTGCCATGGCGTCGCGACGTGCAGGGAGCACAGATATGA
- a CDS encoding ABC transporter permease, whose product MNPAVRRWAQSWAIPVILLVLWEAVTRAGLLDPRFFPPLSEIIMTAAGELVNGRLGLDLVLTIQRLMVAFVLAAVLGVAIGVASGRWRTVEMLIRPITDTLYPLPKIALLPLFIIIVGRGEVAYIITAFATAFFQIIISTRGTVRDVPTDLIAAGRNFGATGVRFFTRLLFPAIAPGLLNGLRLGMATCLITLIAAEFVGAEFGMGAAIRRAGQQFAVEEVYAGILIVGLLGLLINLAFRLVTPLVLPWQRRVQPAAVGRRG is encoded by the coding sequence ATGAACCCTGCAGTTCGGCGCTGGGCGCAGTCCTGGGCCATCCCCGTCATCTTGCTCGTGCTGTGGGAGGCAGTGACACGCGCAGGCCTGCTCGACCCGCGATTCTTCCCCCCGCTGAGCGAGATCATCATGACGGCGGCAGGCGAACTCGTGAACGGGAGGCTCGGTCTCGACCTCGTGCTGACGATCCAGCGACTCATGGTGGCTTTCGTCCTCGCGGCGGTACTCGGCGTTGCAATCGGTGTCGCGTCCGGTAGGTGGCGGACCGTTGAGATGCTCATCCGTCCCATCACGGATACGCTCTACCCGCTGCCGAAGATCGCGCTTCTTCCGCTTTTCATCATCATCGTGGGGCGAGGTGAGGTGGCCTACATCATCACTGCATTCGCGACCGCGTTCTTCCAGATCATCATCAGCACGCGCGGGACGGTCAGGGACGTGCCGACAGATCTCATCGCGGCGGGGCGAAACTTCGGCGCCACAGGTGTCCGCTTCTTCACGCGTCTCTTGTTCCCCGCGATCGCGCCGGGATTGCTGAACGGGTTGCGCCTCGGGATGGCGACTTGCCTGATCACGCTGATCGCCGCCGAGTTCGTCGGCGCCGAATTCGGGATGGGCGCCGCGATTCGCAGGGCGGGTCAACAGTTCGCCGTCGAGGAGGTCTATGCGGGCATCCTGATCGTGGGGCTGCTCGGCCTGCTGATCAACCTGGCGTTCCGCCTGGTCACACCTTTGGTGCTGCCGTGGCAGCGCCGTGTTCAGCCCGCGGCCGTCGGCCGGCGCGGGTGA